A window of Chloroflexota bacterium contains these coding sequences:
- the amrS gene encoding AmmeMemoRadiSam system radical SAM enzyme codes for MVPWRVTRRQFLAGSVAAGLASCLGLGGCRQNDESGPDATAPALHPARYFTPLDDGTIGCRLCFRKCLIREGNVGFCRNRKNVGGRLYSLVYGHPCAVEVDPIEKEPVFHMTPGARMLCVATASCNFRCKSCQNWEISQSGVWDTINYHLTPEQVVARALEESCDAISFTYSEPIAFYEYMDDIAVLAKGAGLRTVVHTNASLAAEPLQALLPHIDAVVVDLKGFTSEFYERMTGGQLEPVLSTLVTVARSGVHLEVVNLLIPSLNDDPETIRRMCAWLRASAGPDVPLHFLRFFPAYKLQRVPATPLETLEQAAAIASGEGLHYVYIGNVPGHDRNSTYCPRCGERVVHRMHFAVLEMKVKDGRCPACREPIPGTWDRGA; via the coding sequence GTGGTGCCTTGGCGTGTCACGCGGCGGCAGTTCCTGGCCGGGTCTGTGGCGGCCGGGCTGGCCTCTTGCCTGGGGCTGGGGGGCTGTCGGCAAAACGACGAATCCGGGCCGGATGCCACTGCCCCGGCGCTGCACCCTGCCCGCTACTTCACACCTCTCGATGATGGCACTATCGGCTGCCGCCTCTGTTTCCGCAAATGCCTGATCCGCGAGGGGAACGTTGGCTTCTGCCGCAATCGCAAGAACGTGGGAGGAAGGCTGTACAGCCTGGTTTACGGCCACCCCTGCGCGGTCGAGGTGGATCCTATCGAGAAAGAGCCCGTCTTTCACATGACGCCCGGCGCAAGGATGCTCTGCGTCGCCACCGCCAGTTGCAACTTCCGCTGCAAGTCCTGCCAGAATTGGGAGATCTCCCAGTCAGGGGTGTGGGACACCATCAACTACCATCTGACGCCGGAGCAGGTGGTGGCCCGCGCTCTAGAGGAAAGCTGCGACGCCATATCCTTCACCTACAGCGAGCCCATCGCCTTTTACGAGTATATGGACGACATCGCTGTCTTGGCGAAAGGGGCGGGACTGCGCACTGTGGTGCACACCAATGCCTCACTGGCCGCCGAACCCCTGCAAGCCCTCTTGCCCCACATAGATGCCGTCGTGGTTGACCTCAAAGGCTTCACCAGCGAATTCTATGAGCGAATGACCGGGGGACAACTGGAACCCGTCCTCTCCACCCTGGTTACCGTGGCCAGGAGCGGCGTCCATCTCGAGGTGGTCAACCTGCTCATCCCCTCGCTGAACGACGATCCTGAGACCATTCGTCGCATGTGCGCCTGGCTGCGGGCCAGCGCCGGCCCCGATGTGCCACTCCATTTCCTGCGCTTCTTCCCCGCCTACAAACTGCAGCGCGTGCCAGCCACGCCCCTGGAGACCCTGGAGCAGGCCGCCGCCATTGCCTCCGGCGAGGGGTTGCATTATGTCTATATCGGGAATGTGCCGGGCCACGACCGCAACAGCACCTACTGCCCACGCTGTGGGGAAAGGGTGGTGCATCGAATGCACTTCGCCGTGCTGGAGATGAAAGTCAAGGACGGACGGTGCCCAGCCTGCAGGGAACCGATACCGGGCACTTGGGATAGGGGCGCGTAG